The genomic segment CAGCCGCGCTCGTTGACGACTCTCttcgctgcgcagctcttcaGTGCTGCGGGCAAGCTTTGCGCGCTCGTACGGCGTGTTGAGACGCAGGCTTTCCAACTTTTGCTTCGTGGCGGCTGGATCGACTTTGACGCTGCACGAGTCACACCCGAGCTGTCCGCAGACGAGGCAGCGACTGCACGATGGGTACTGCCACCCtacaggcggcggcgtgttgGAGCAGCGCTCTCGCACAGCGACTACCACCGGCGTAGCAGGCGGTGACACGGTTGGCGACACCAGTGGCGGCGCATTTTCGCACACTTCTGTGCGCGGCCGGGATAGGGGtctcgcactgctgctgatgctctgTGAGCCCGTAGATGGGAGGCGAGGGCGCCGGCGAAGTTGGTGACTGTCGTGCGGAGGCAATTGGGACATTGGGGCCACAGTCTTTCTGGCCAAATTGGCCTCGATCTCTCCTGTGGGGAAATATATctatctatatatatatatatatatatatacaaCGAAATGGGGGAGAAGACGACGCGCAAACAAGAATCCACACGCCCCCTACCTGTCTGTGGCTGCGTGCAATCAGTGCGTGAGTTCTCAGGATGGTCACTCAGCAGGCTCAGCAAGGCGCTCAGACACAAGTCGGGATGAGCACTTACACGTACCACGAGACACGCAGTGTCattgcagcagcggcattaagaagaaaataaaaataaaaaaaTAGACAATTCGTGAAGTATGGGAGGCGAGAGAAGGATCAGGCGATAATGTGAACTTGAGGTCATGGTGCATGGGGTGGCGTAGCGGGTGTGCAgggtgaaaggggggaggcggctCACAGCAAAGGGTTCCCCCGCCCAGTAAAGTTCGCGCACGGGGCCATGCGCAGAAGAATGACGTCTATGGTGGGGTTGCGCTACTCGCGTGGTGGCGGACGCGCAGAACACGTGCCACGAGAAATATTTGCTGTACAGAGCTGCAACAAGGGTGCAAGCGACACGCCCatgcagcagtggagagagagcacatcAAGGCACAGGGCAGTACATCAACACCCACACCTTACTTGGGTGTGTGCCTACGATGTCCggagagcacacacgcagcaaaGCACACGCCAATTTTCTAGTAcggcatacacacacgctttggaaaaaaaaaatacatatatatgtataGAAGTACGCAACACATAGGACGAGGGACCGCGCACGGTTCTAGGCGGCAAgagcagaggggaaggatGGAGGGCTGTGAAAGcaaagcgcgcacacacccattcTACATTTCGACCAGTTCGCAACGGCACATTTTTCAACTCATTCGTCCTTGTCGCTTATAGGTGTCTGCGTGAGGGCGGGGGGATGGGGGCAATGAGCAGATGAGTTATGAGGCATTGAATCAAGACCACACAGCTGTAGAATAAAAGGGCGCATCTACCCTAATCACTCTGTCTTCTAGATGTTCAGCTCGAACTCCTTCTTCCATGCTTCGAACTTCTTGACGTTGTCAGCGTTGATGCTACTCGGCACCTTCTTGAGAGCGGCCAGAAAGTCATTCATGTTGATGGgctgctccgccacctgCCGGCCAATCTCCGCCGCGTTCTCTTTCAGCGTTGTCTTGTCCGCCTCCTTCATGAAGCGCCGCATCGTCATCATAGCCGCATCCCGCACCAGGTTCGTGatgtcggcgccgctgtagTGGCGGCCTTCTAGCAGGTTGGACAACTTCACAAAGTCAACATCACTACCGAGCTTGATGGACTTTGTGTTGATCTTGAACAACTCCACACGATCCGTAGCATCGGGCAGGGGAATGTAGATGCGTTTttcaaggcggcggcgcatcgCTTCATCGATGTCCCACGGGTGATTTGTGGCGCCAAGCACCATGACGATCTTGTCAGTATCCACCCCGACGCCGTCCatctgcgccagcagtgTGCCTTTTGCCCGTCGCGAGGCCTCGTGCTCGTCGttgccgcctcgccgcccGCACAGGGAGTCGATCTCGTCAATGAAGATCGTACTAGGGGCGTAGTGGCGCGCCATCTCAAAGAGCACGCGGATGAGCttctcgctgtcgccgcgccACTTACTCGTCAGCGTCGCAGGGGATATGTTAAAGAATGTGGTGTTGCACTCCGAGGCGACCGCCTTGGCGAGCATCGTCTTGCCGGTGCCCGGTGGCCCGTAGAGAAGCACACCTTTCCAGGGACGGCGGATGCCTTGGTAGTAGTCGGGCATGAGCACCGGGtacaccaccgcctcctccagcagtcGCTTTGCCTCCTCGAGGCCAGCGATGTCGTCCCACGTGACCGGCAGCTTGCCAATGTGCATATCAGCCTCGATGAGCTGGACGagttcctcctccccagGGCGGCCGGCAAAGCGGGACGCTGCACTCCTGCCTTTCATCCTTCCTCTTGCCGCGGCCCCGGTGCCATTCGTTGCCCCAGCGCCTTGACGGAAGCCGACAGCGGCCGCCCCGGCTACGTGTCGACCAGCAACGCCGGCCCCGTTGTTCGAAGAGAAGGGGCCGCTGCGCGCTGACTGCCGCATGGCTGGTGAAATATGTGGGCCTTCTGCCGGGCCGAAGCGGTCCTTATCGCCGTAGAGCCTCTCGTTCTGTGCACTGATGTAGGGCCCGCAACTACTCGTGAGCGAGGCCCCAATTCGTGCCTTCTTTTTGATCCCCGTCCTCGGCACGACAGCCCTCTCAGCGTTCCCGCTGCCGGGGTTCTCATCGTAGTCAGGTGGCTCGCGCCGCTTTGCAGCGTTGGGGTCAATGAACAAGTGCAACTCAGCCTGTGTATCGCGGATGATCTGCACCTCACTCTCCAGCTCCTCTAGAAGGCTTGTCCACGGGGCGCGCAGGACGTCGTCGAGGCTGCAGATGTGCGAGTTGATCTCATTGCGGATGCTGGCATAGTACTGAAGGGCGGTCTTGTAGTCACAGTAGAGGGCGCAGTTGCGGGCTTTATGGACTGCATTGACAATCTCGCTCGCTACGGATGCTGGCATGtttgtgcgcgcacacaacacTGTGCCGATAGATGAGTAGAGAAGATGAACAGCAACAAACTGACGGGGTAAAAGGAGGAGCAAAGACGCAAGCCAGTCCAGTATGAATAACAGCTGTGCTTGTGAAATTTCttctgcgtctgtgcacgaggagggggggatgtgAAGAGGAAAcgaaggagggagacagaACGAAGCAGTAGCAGCCACAACcccgcgcacgcacagagagacatgTGCGAGTGCCCCAAAGAAGAAAGTTGCACGCGGCCCGCTTGGATAGGGGTGAGTGAGTCAAAGGAGACACGCCGACTATTCTTGCGCATTCGCGAAGAACACGTCGTCCACCTTTCGCCtcttgtccccccccccacccaccctccaGCGGGGGCCCATCCCGCTGAGGTACTTTCTCGAGTGTTACCTTATCTCACCAGCTCGATTGAAAACAAAGCAGTCGAGGCTGCAAACGTGTACGATGCGCAGCTCAACTCTCGCCATTGCCTTGTTTGGCGGCCTctcatctttttttctttttcttttcaacTTCAACTGTTGCTCGTACAGTATACCCCGATATTCGTTAccaagcacacacaccatcTGTGAAGTGACTAAAAAGCCTTCCTGCAAAAGACACGCAGacgaacacacgcacccatgcACGCGGTGGTGGTTTGATGTACATCTACCCAATCAGAAACGCATGCACTGaccgcgcgcgcgcacgacaGAGGGAGATACACAAGCACGGACGGACagaagacagagaagagagggggaaaggagaaaataAATAAAAGAACCCATGAGTGACTTGTTAGAGCGTAAAGGGAAGTAAAGAAACAAAGTGAGCGAAAGATAAGAGAAACTGACGGGAAGGcaacagaagagaggaggagaggagaccgaaggtggtggaagatgaacaagaagagagaggaagaggaggaggaggagggagggagggaggggggtaaaGGACGCAAGAGTGCACATGCACTTCCACACAAGCTcacaggagagaagagaggagtgaCAGAAATGTAGTGCTGGGATAAGCACATAAAAAACAAGaacgaggaaagagagatggaAAGGGAGCTGAGGTGGTTCGGGTGGAGGAAGGATGAAGGCGGGGAACtggcagagagcgaaaagtGTGGAACAGCAAAggcgacagagaaagagagagagagagacaacggaggagagagaagtgaggtAGGAAGAAAAAGCCTAAGAAataaagaggaaaaggagcggAAACCGAAAACAacagacaggcagagagagggggggacgaACATGAACACAGTCACCACGGAACACAGAGATATatatgaaaaaaaaaagaaacaaaacgcagagagcgagtgagcgtcaaagagagagaagcaacatGATGGGATAGGGTGatgaaagagggggaagggggcccTCCAAATAAACACCCACACTCATAGATGTACAAGAACCACAGAAATAACCAACGtagagcacagagagaagaccaGTAGAAAGAGATGTACAAGAGGGGGCGCACAGTGGGAGTGTTATgatgagggggagagggattGGCGTACACGACGTTACAACAGAGGAGGAACGCTATAAACGCCGCCAAAGAAACacgagaacgaaaagagaaagccccagcaagaaggaaagaaagaaggagaCAGGAAAAgctctgtgtgtgagtgtAGTGTAAGGatgaaaggagaagaaaaaggcagcATGCCATTTTGATTTGATTGTGTCACTGTTGAACTCCTCCCCCGGGAAGCGCTTTTCTATCTGTCTGTTTCCGCTGTTCAGGTGCTTGGGTATGTGTGCCTCTGGTGCGGAGAGCGCACTACATGAACTTCTGCTTGCCGTCAGCCATCCTCGATGTCTTTTCCACTATTCAGACGTACGTGAAATGGGCTGTATAAAGCCACAGGACCCTACATACCTGCACCGGTCCTCAGCACCCCATTCATCGCCTCGTTCCTTTCCCCGCCGTCGCGACCACCGCAACCCAGCCACGATgacacaaaagaaaaggagagagcgaagagaatGGTACTgagacaaagaagaaagacaGCAGATGTGCCATGCACGAACAAGAGGGGTGAACGgaaaaaatgaaaaagaTGATGACGATGCCCACGAACACGAATCCACAAAGAAAACCCaaccgtgtgtgtgtgaagaggaggggcgtCAGTACgcgagtgcgtgtgcaggaCATGAAGGCCCTAAAATGAGCCACTAGGACCCTCGCGGAACTGGGtgcgaagagaagggggggggtgatgaCCAGTGGgtgtgaaggagagggagggcaaaTGGTGCGCGTGTACGTCCTTGAGCATCAAGTCCGTTCCCGTGACACTCAGCCGGTAGCGTACACACAAGTGAATATGTGCAGAATCcccctgcaccgctgccggcgtcTCTCCCACACCACCTTTCTGCACCCACATGCAGAGCGAAAAGAACGCGAGCGAAGACAACGGCAACCCAAAtcaaaaaaaggggggaaaatGAACGTCAAAAGTAGAGCAAGAAATCCCGAGAAAGAGAGTCTCCGCTCCCGAATGTTCCGTCCAGTAAAGAGGTGCAAATATTGGGGGGACGGGTAGGAAGTGCACTGCaggaaacgaaagaaagagagagagagcagcagcagcagcactacacGGTGCCAATCTGAACGAGAGACGGCACTGCTGACTGTGTTGGGTCTCTctgcgccccctccccccttcagTGTATTGCAAGAGCCAAGAACGACTGAAGAAGAACAGATAAGTTGACCGGAGgaatacacacgcacacataaaagaggaaggtgaagaggagaggtggtggtggtggtggtaagCATGCGGGTACTGTTGGCGAGTATAGAAGAAAAGCCAGTGAGAGACGAGACCCCGCCGAAATACTGAAGGCAACATAAAAATTCAAGCCAGATAAGCAGAGACATAAAGAACACGAGAGAAACATTAGTGCGAGGAgtaagggagagagaacagtACCCAGCACGATCACACTACCGCGAACTGGAGATATGTCTGGGCTAAGCGTTTCCTGTTTGTCTGCCTAACGGCATCTAAGTGGTTCTGCcgaaggggggtggggtggggcgcAGAGAGttcgtggaggagagagaagaagagatgaTAGCACACCTCAGATAGTTTTGTCATCCTACCTCCCTTCCTGGGCCTTTTCCCCAACTTTCTCACGAAGCTATCTCAGGGGCACAGCTGAGCAacgaaggaagaaaaaaacaaggGACGACATATTATCGAGAAGAAGCGTGCTAAAGAATGCGGAGTGGATTCACTGAAGTTTGGTTGATTCTGATCGCTGAACAAGCACCCTCACAACACCCACTATGACGGAgtaaaaaaaagggggggcagcTTAGGCAGGAGAAACACATTTTTCCCCCAACGTGGCCATCCCGCCACACGACAGGAGCTAAacgcctcccccaccccggcctgccacaggccccatcgcgtggtgtgAGGCAGCAGTAGACACGCGTCAccgcagtgcgccgactcggTCATCGGAGCACAGCCCCGGATTCGCACCCggcccaccccccccccccatgggggtggctcaggctctCCACAGCAGGTGAGCAGTGAGGACCGGGTGGGATGCATTCAAGTCACACTGACACCCTGCCCATCGCATGGAAGGCGAAAACGTATCCGCTGTCGCCGGTCACTCCGATACTACACTCTACAGGATCCGACCACCAATATCAGCtacgatgcatcgctctgactTCCCCTGCGCCATCAGTGCCTGACCcggtcaccaccagaagtgaCTCGGCGCatttggtggtggtgaaggagggggggggggggctgtcTGGCTTTCCCACACAGAGCAGGCACCAGGCTCTGGACGCCACGCACTGCGGTGTGCCCACTCCTTCGTCAAGGAGTACACACGtgcaagaaagagagagggagagaaaaaaaaaatgaaatgGGCGACTGCCACGTGCGGTGATTAGAGCAccaaaacgaaaaggagggaaacgagagagggaggggggagggaggggccaCACAtagcgaagaaaaggagggcaACAAGGCacggtgaaggaggagaaaagggacAACAAACACGCAAtcaacaaacaagcaaaaagaaccaaaagaaaaggacGTGCCCCCATCCCGCCAGTGCACGCATGTACActggaagagaaaaggggcacGCACGGACGTACATGCAGACAATAATGCGCGCCAAGATGCACATCAATGTGCACGCACGCCAGAGACAAGGACGacgaacagagagagggacagggGATAACGAAATAGGGCACCCAGGCACAGGCGCTGAAAAACTCCCACGCAGACATATTTACACGCGGATGCAGACTCTCACATGatgtctttttcttttttctttccaaCACGGACAGACGAAGTCTGGTGaacgcgcagcagccactgcttcgttgttccccccccccccttctatGCGCTGTGCTTTAGATGAGCCGTTGAGTACATCACCCGAGatcccccacacacgtgtaGGCACCCGCAGACATGTGCCTGTatgaggagaggaagaaaaaaaaaacaataaAAATCGACCCcagagagcacagagagagagagggacacgcacacacacaaagaaaagagagagagagacgagcgaAAAGAGTGGACGAAAGAGGGCAaccccccccaaaaaaaaaaaaatagaggAGGTCGGCAATAATCAACGGCGCtcgagacacacacccacacacacacgagaagggGACATATTAGTTCAAGAAGAAACGAGTAAACCGGTGACGGTAAGTGGGAGCTGGTtgacgagaaagagagagagcataATCAAGAGCGGCCAGACGACTCCTACAACCGAAGCAAGCAAATCAAGAAGACGGAAATGTGTGAGAGACAAACAAAATTTTGAGAGAAACACATgaagtgaagagaaagagcagcagcagcagcataaTGTGAAAATTGAGATGAACTAATGGTTGGAAAAATGGGGAGTGAAGGCGAGTGAatgagcgtgtgcgtgtgcatcgACCTCTCATGGCATGCGTACAGTGACAgacagagggaaagaaacacacaaagcACAAAAAACACACGGACAGACAgacgaaggaaagggaggctgggaaagaagggaaggagtggggtgggagggCAGTTCCTCTAAGTAAGCTAGAGGGAAAAAACTGGCGCGGGGAGATGAAAAGAAGCCAAACCAACACACAAGCATATAAGACGAGAGAAAAGCTGCTGAGCCAAGAAAAatgagaagaaaacgaaatcACACACAACTGGAAAGAACATGAGAGAAATCCTTCCTGAGGGTAAGCGTGTAGCTTGACGAGGAGACAGTCATCAAAGCCAAGGGAGGACAAacaggcgggggagggggagggggaaatgGGAGTGGcaagggaggaaaagaaacagaagaagagaagcaaataATCTCGATAAAACAAGCAGAAAAGTCCAAGAAGTTACGAAGAAAATGAACGGCACACGCATCcctgcacgtgcacacacccatacacacacacacacacagccaaaagaaagaaaaaaaaatgcgcACGAGGGCCCTGGGACAACATagagaaaaataaaaaaagacACCAGATGAAGAAGCATCGCGCCAAGACATCAACAGCGACTTTCCTCAgcatcgccctctcccctccttcacctctgccACGAGTAGAACagcacaccgccaccgtcccCAACAGTGCCGAGCGGGGCTGCAGGCAGCATCACAATCAGCATGAGAGATTAGGAGGGTAAAATcacaagcacagacacactaAAGAGAAAGGAGTGCGACCTGTCACTTCCTATAGACAAacgacccccctccctctgcctctcctgctgctgcccagcaCAACTCAACGCCAACACTAGTTAGGGCGAAGTTCACCATGCTTTGCATAATGGCAGGAAAGAGACACAACTccgcctcccttctccctctctacactgctaaaaaaaaaaaaagaagagagaaaagagaaaaataaTGTGTGAAGACCTGCCAAACTGATGAGTAAGGCAATGcgaggtgaagaagggagCCGTTACGAAGAGATGCGATGTGATGTGGACGGCAAGATGCAAAACACCAAGAGAGCGCGTGGAGAAAGGATGGGGATGTCGGGGTGAATGGGTGAAAATCCTCTCCCTGTCTTCTCGTGCAAAATAtcgaaaaaaagaaagctgaagagaggagaagggatACGTGTAAAGGTGAGGAATGTCCACAGCATGACACCAAGCTCATCTGGCGCAACGTTAAACGAGAAGAAtaaaagaaaacaaaatgaCTGAGCTAGAAGAggcccgcacacacacacacacaaaaaaagcgCACACGGGGAGTGGGGCGGACAATGAGGGACCAGCGGAGAGAAGGCAACCACAACACAGGCAACACGAAGAGAGACCAAGACCAAAAGAAAGCCTGGGACGAAGCTACCCACACCAAGACACACAAtcgagaagaaaacgaagagagggaggaggaaagctACATGCCCACATACGCCCTGATAAAAAATTACTAACAGTCGACAACATGCGTGCGCAAAATCTACCcgaggaaggaagaagaaatgGTGAACGAGAGACACCGActgaagaaggaaaaacagaACACTTCGGTgacagagga from the Leishmania panamensis strain MHOM/PA/94/PSC-1 chromosome 28 sequence genome contains:
- a CDS encoding katanin, putative (TriTrypDB/GeneDB-style sysID: LpmP.28.0400) — encoded protein: MPASVASEIVNAVHKARNCALYCDYKTALQYYASIRNEINSHICSLDDVLRAPWTSLLEELESEVQIIRDTQAELHLFIDPNAAKRREPPDYDENPGSGNAERAVVPRTGIKKKARIGASLTSSCGPYISAQNERLYGDKDRFGPAEGPHISPAMRQSARSGPFSSNNGAGVAGRHVAGAAAVGFRQGAGATNGTGAAARGRMKGRSAASRFAGRPGEEELVQLIEADMHIGKLPVTWDDIAGLEEAKRLLEEAVVYPVLMPDYYQGIRRPWKGVLLYGPPGTGKTMLAKAVASECNTTFFNISPATLTSKWRGDSEKLIRVLFEMARHYAPSTIFIDEIDSLCGRRGGNDEHEASRRAKGTLLAQMDGVGVDTDKIVMVLGATNHPWDIDEAMRRRLEKRIYIPLPDATDRVELFKINTKSIKLGSDVDFVKLSNLLEGRHYSGADITNLVRDAAMMTMRRFMKEADKTTLKENAAEIGRQVAEQPINMNDFLAALKKVPSSINADNVKKFEAWKKEFELNI